TATCTTTTTGATGAAAACATGGTATGATGGAAACATTGTGGTGTACAAGAATGATGATGTGGAGAGGAAAGAATGAAAGCATGTATTCTACCAGTTTCCTTCAAAAATTGGCTGCCTCTACCTTTCGGAATCCTGCAAGGCTCTTTGTCTTAGGATTCGGCCTCCTCATTTTGTTGGGGTCCATTTTGCTCTCCCTTCCCATCTCTACCGCTTCCGGGAAAGGATTGCCCTATGTGGACGCCCTTTTTACCGCCACTTCAGCTGTTTGTGTAACCGGACTTGTGGTAGTGGATACGGGAACCACCTTTTCCCTGTTCGGAAAGATTGTGATTATGCTTCTCATCCAAATCGGGGGATTGGGGTTTATGACGATGGCCACCCTATTTTCCCTTATCTTGGGAAGAAAGATCACATTTAGGGAGAGGGTGATCATCCAGGAATCTTTTAATCATGCCACCTTGGAAGGAATTGTTAAATTAGTGCAAAGGGTTCTTCTTTACACCTTTGTCCTTGAGGGGATCGGAGCGCTCCTTTTAGCCTTGTATTGGTTGCCCTCCATGGGATGGAAGAAGGCCCTTTTTTTCGGAATCTTTCACTCCATTTCCAGCTTTAATAATGCAGGCTTTGATATTTTAGGCAATTTTCAAAGTCTTACACCGTATGTTAGCGATCCCTATATCAATCTGGTTGTGATCTCCCTGGTCATCCTTGGAGGTTTAGGCTTTTTTGTGTTAAGCGAACTTTTTCATTTTCGCTTTCGCAAGAGGCTTAGCTTACATACGAAAGTCGTACTGATGACTTCGATGACCCTGCTCATCGCCGGAGCCGTCTTCATCTTCCTTTTTGAGTATACCAATCCGAAAACCCTGGGTTCCCTCGATTGGGCCGGAAAGGTATTGGCCCCTATTTTTCAATCCACGGTGGCTCGTACGCAAGGAATGAATACCCTTCCGATTGGAGACATGCGGCAAGCCACATTGCTTATCCTTATTTTGCTCATGTTTATTGGAGCCTCCCCGGGGTCGACCGGAGGTGGGGTAAAGACCACCACATTTATGGTACTGGTTGGGGCGGTTTGGTCCATGATCCAGGGAAAGCGGGATGTTGTTTTCTTTAAGCAGCGACTTCCGGAGCGATTAATCTTCCGGGCTTTATCCGTTACTCTGATCTCTTTTCTCCTTGTTTTTTCCACTTCCATCTTATTATCTATGACGGAGCGAGCGGACTTTTTAACGATTCTCTTTGAATCCACCTCTGCCTTTGGCACCGTAGGCTTAAGTATGGGTCTTACTCCTCACTTGACCGTCTTCGGCAAGCTGATTCTCTCGTTTACCATGTTTGCCGGCCGGGTCGGTCCCCTTACCTTCGCCCTCGCGTTAATTTTACGAAGGCGGGAAGAACATTTCCGATATAATGAAGGAAAAGTGATGATTGGTTAAGGGGTGTTGGGTTATATGGCCGAATGAGATGAACCGTATAAATGGAGGAATAGAGGGGAATTCGAAGGGAATTGAGGTTGAAAAGATAGGGTGGTAGGTATAAGATGGAATCGTGTGATGTATAGAACAGAACGAGGAGGGAAAAAACGATGCGAGATGTGCTTATCATCGGTGGAGGAGTGGCCGGAGGCTCAGCCGCGATCTATACCGCTTATGCGAAACTTTCCACCCTTGTTTTGGATACGGAGAGTTCGCAATTGCTTCAAACGCAACGGATTCGAAATTACCCGGGGATTAGAGAAATCACCGGGGAGGAGTTAAAAAGAACCATTCAAGAACAGGCGATCTCCTTTGGCGCCGAATGGAAAGAGGAGAAGGCGACCGAGATTAATCCCATAGAGGGAGGATATGCGGTTAAGACCGAGCAGGGAGGAGAATATCGGGCAAAGGCTCTTATCCTGGCGACCAATCTTCACCTTGACCTCTTGGAGCAATTGGGGTTTACGATTCAAGTTAACCCTTATGTTCCAAGCGGTAAAGTAAAAGAGGTGGTCGGGGTCTCTTTTGATGGAAAAACTTCTTACGAAAATCTTTTTATTGCCGGACTTAATGCAGGCGTACCGAGCCAATCGGTGATTGCGGCAGGTCAAGGGGTGAAGGTTGCGGTTGATCTTATTTCCAAGTTGACCGGGAAAAAATTTATGTGGCATGATAAGTAGCTTGGAAGATGATAGAACGGCATATTATCATGAAAAAACCTCTCCTTAAAAACGGGAGAGGTTCTTTCATCTTTTCGTTTACTCCATTTTAAGATCTTTCTCATGATGAATGAAGCATCTCTTTTCCCGTCTCCGTCATATGATATCCTTCGTCGCCCTTATGAAGGTAACCCTGCTGAACGAGTTCCCTCAAGACGCTTCGGATCCGATAGGCAGGAAGAGAGACTCGACGAATCATCTCCTCTTCGGTCAATCCGTTGGCGGATGTGGATAGGGTACGGAGAAGCTCCAGCATGTAGGGGGAGGGGGTGCCATCTTTGGTACAAGCCATTGTCTCCCTCCTTTCTCTTCGGTTAAGGTAAGGATTTTTTGCAGAGATACCAATCGAAGCATTCGTAGGAATCGTCTTTGACTCGTTCATCCGCTGCTTCCTTGGTCTGAGGAGCCGGAACGATCACCTTATCGCCGGGTTTCCAGTTGGCCGGAGTGGCGACCTTATGTTCATCTGCGGTCTGAAGTGCCTGAACCAGGCGAAGGATCTCTTCCATATTACGGCCTGCCGACATGGGATAGTAAATAATGGCGCGAATGATTTGTTTGTCGTCAATGATGAAGACGGCCCGCACCGTTTCTGTTTTGCTCTCTTCCGGCATGATCATCCCATATTTATAAGCGACGTCTTTATTTAAGTCGGCAATGATGGGAAATTCAATCTTCACCCCGCCGTTTTGCTCAATATTCCGAACCCAGGCGATGTGGGAGAAAAGACTGTCGACGCTTAATCCCAGTAATTCCGTATTCATCTCCTTAAGCCGGGAATAGATGCTTTGGAAGGCCATAAATTCCGTGGTGCAGACAGGGGTGAAGTCGGCAGGATGGGAAAAGAGAACCAGCCAAGAGCCCTTATAATCCTCAAGACGGATGGTTCCATGGGTGGTCACCGCTTCAAAGGGAGGAGCGGGGGAACCAATGCGGGGTAATGAAGGAACGGTTTGTTGGATTTGTTCGCTCATTGTCAACCTCCTAGATAAGAATCATTTTAATCTACTTACATTTCCCATTATATCGCTTCTCCGAACCCTGTCAATGGATTCACAACTTTGTTAAAACTCTTTAAAATGTTAAATTCTGATTCAAAAAGTTGAGGGTACTTCCAGTTTTTATGCCGACAGCTCCTCTGATTTTAAGGAGAACCCTTCTTCCAGCCAGCGGGTTAACCCTCCTGCCAAGTTCATCACCTGTCTAAATCCGTTTGCTTTGAGGAAGCTCACGGCAATGGCGGAACGGCCCCCAAGCTGGCAATGGACGAGGATGGGCTTATCGGTAGGGATCTCCCGGAGACGTTCCTTAAGACGTCCCAGCATGATATGTTTGGCCCCTT
The DNA window shown above is from Thermicanus aegyptius DSM 12793 and carries:
- a CDS encoding NAD(P)/FAD-dependent oxidoreductase, which codes for MRDVLIIGGGVAGGSAAIYTAYAKLSTLVLDTESSQLLQTQRIRNYPGIREITGEELKRTIQEQAISFGAEWKEEKATEINPIEGGYAVKTEQGGEYRAKALILATNLHLDLLEQLGFTIQVNPYVPSGKVKEVVGVSFDGKTSYENLFIAGLNAGVPSQSVIAAGQGVKVAVDLISKLTGKKFMWHDK
- a CDS encoding peroxiredoxin, encoding MSEQIQQTVPSLPRIGSPAPPFEAVTTHGTIRLEDYKGSWLVLFSHPADFTPVCTTEFMAFQSIYSRLKEMNTELLGLSVDSLFSHIAWVRNIEQNGGVKIEFPIIADLNKDVAYKYGMIMPEESKTETVRAVFIIDDKQIIRAIIYYPMSAGRNMEEILRLVQALQTADEHKVATPANWKPGDKVIVPAPQTKEAADERVKDDSYECFDWYLCKKSLP
- a CDS encoding TrkH family potassium uptake protein encodes the protein MMMWRGKNESMYSTSFLQKLAASTFRNPARLFVLGFGLLILLGSILLSLPISTASGKGLPYVDALFTATSAVCVTGLVVVDTGTTFSLFGKIVIMLLIQIGGLGFMTMATLFSLILGRKITFRERVIIQESFNHATLEGIVKLVQRVLLYTFVLEGIGALLLALYWLPSMGWKKALFFGIFHSISSFNNAGFDILGNFQSLTPYVSDPYINLVVISLVILGGLGFFVLSELFHFRFRKRLSLHTKVVLMTSMTLLIAGAVFIFLFEYTNPKTLGSLDWAGKVLAPIFQSTVARTQGMNTLPIGDMRQATLLILILLMFIGASPGSTGGGVKTTTFMVLVGAVWSMIQGKRDVVFFKQRLPERLIFRALSVTLISFLLVFSTSILLSMTERADFLTILFESTSAFGTVGLSMGLTPHLTVFGKLILSFTMFAGRVGPLTFALALILRRREEHFRYNEGKVMIG